Part of the Lynx canadensis isolate LIC74 chromosome E3, mLynCan4.pri.v2, whole genome shotgun sequence genome is shown below.
CCAGGATGACTCCTCCTTGTGTTTGAGCTTCGTGCGTTGAGCGCATGCACTGGGGTGGCTGGGACCCAGCCCGTGAGAGGCCCGGTCGCCCCCGGTGCCCTCGGGCAGCTGTTCCTGCCCCCGCTAGCTGATTCTGTTCTCAGTGGTTGTGCCTGTGCCGTACAAGCCACTCAGCATTTTGAATGAAGCCTCTGGTTATCATGTTTTCCAAGAGACGCTCGGTATTTATGGACTGAGGGGCTGAAGTAGGGGGAGGAGGATTGAAATTCTCCAACAACAGATCTGGAGACCTGAGACGTGTCCGAGCCGACTCAGCACTGAAGTCTGGTTGGTTCCGGCACAGGTTTACGGCAGGGAGATCCTGCCTTTCTCTTTGTACTCTCGTCTGTGTTTTCTAAGACTCTAAAAAGTACCCTGTAAGTTTCTGTCCGGATGCGGGAGGTGGGGATGTGGGGCAGGGCAGTCACGAAGCTGTCTGCTTTCCGCAGGCCCCTCACACGGGCTGCCCGGTCTTCCTCGGGGATGGGAGGGCATGGCTCCGAGCCGTCCCCGGGCTCTCCTGTGTGGCCTTCCCCGAGAACCCTGTGCTCTGGGAGCCCTCTGACCTAAGCTGGGTGGGCTGTGCAGCAGGAGGGGCCGGGAGCAGAGCGGACCCTCCCTCGGTCTGGCTCCCAGCTCCGAGTGCCCATCTGCGCGGGTCCCGCTGTGCACACGGCCGGGCCTTCAGTGGAGCTGCCGGTGAGCAGAGACTGGAGACCGCCGTGGACGCGCTGCCGCAGTGGGTCGGGTGGAGCGCAGGCGGACAGGTCGGCGGGGTGCCCGGCTGCGCACGGCGCGGTCCGCGTTGATGTCGTCTCCGGGGCCTTTCCTGGGCGCGCCCTCCTCCCTGCAGCTCCCAGCTGGGCTTCGGGGAGTTGCCTCGGGGGGACTTGGCGTCAGGGCGGCCCCTTTCCTGGGAGCCTCAGAGACGTCCTGGGCGGTGTCCAGTCCCCGAGGCCCAAGCCTGCCGGGCTGATCTCCACCCGGAGGAGATGTTGCCCAGAGGATGGGCATCCACACCAACAATCTTTCTGGTCATCTCTGTTTCCCACATTATCCTCCTGTGGTCCATCTCACAGCAGCTGTAGAGCCAGAACCAAAAGGAGGCGAGTTTCGGGTCAAATCTGTGCTGCTTTTTTGACTGAATTACAGGAGCTTCCTCTGAgggtcaggggaagggcaggtgtCGAGGAAAGATGGTGGGACAGGCCTGAGTTTGCTTCTTCCGAGAAGTGTTTCTGTCACTTGAGAATGTGTACAAGACagtcttctcccttttctgtgtGTTGTGGTAAAGCGTACGTAGTCGAAGTTTCTAGAAGCACAGTTCAGTGGCAGGAGGCACATCCCCGCTGTTTGGGACCACGACCGCCGCCCATCCGCACAGCTCTCCCACGGCCCCAAACGGAAGCTCtgtgcccacccctcccctgcccctggggaCCACCGTCTCCTTCTGTCCCCAGGGGCACCCGCACTGTCTTCCCGTGACAGGCGTTATGTCACTGACCACGGCGTCCTCGAGGTCCATCCGCGTCCGAGCGCGTGTCGGAATCTCCTCCCCTTTAAGGTACAGGACTAGTCTGCTGCGTGGACAGACCACATTCTACCCATCCGCCGATGGGCCCATGAGCTCCTCCCGccttttggctgctgtgaacAGTGCTGCAGTGAGCGTGGGTGTGGAAATACATCCGTGTTTGATTCCCTGCTTTCGTTTTTGGTTGtgcacccagaagtggaatttctacATCATAAAGTAATCGTGTTTGATTTTTTGAGGCATCACCTGAGTGTTTTCCGTGTGTCTGCGCCCTTTTCTGTTCCTCCTGGCCGTGCACAACAGtacagtttctccacatccttaccagtgcctgttattttctgtttgttcgtttgtttgtttttctataattGTCTGGTGCTCAGTGACATCTCGTTGTggtctgatttgcatttttcctgaTGATGGGTGCTGTTTTcgtgtgcttattggtcatttctgtatcttctttggagaaatgtctacccAAGTCTTTGGatcatttcttaattggattttttgtCGTTTTTTTCGTTGTCGTGTTTCCTTCTCTATTCTGGATATCAGCCCCCCATCAGATACGTGacgtgcaaatattttctcccactttgtgGATTCCATCTTCATTCCGTCGAATGTCTTTTGACACATGGGAGCCAGGTTTAGGGGCACACTTGGGAGTTCGCCAGGCAGAGGCACAGCGAGGGTAGAGGCACCGGTGCCGGAGTGGGTGTGCCATATGCACAGTGTGAGAACAGCATCTGCATTAAAAATGCCCATTTTCAAGCCCTCTTGGAGGAAGTGTtatgaaaagacaagaaatctgTGAGATATTTAAGGGTTAAAGAGGTGGATGGAAGACAGAGCTTGTGCAAAGTTTCCAGATGGCCCACAAAGCACTAGAAGATGTTACACGTAAGCTAAGTGTCCCTGCTCCTGCCGACTTCTCTTTACACGaaagcatgaaaaaataaaaactaaagatatgGCAAGCATAGGTCTTTCAGAAGGCTCTCCAGGGAAATGGCATTTCAGGAATTACTTTCCCCTTAATAATGCTCCCAGCACGCTCCAGTGGCCAGTACCTGGGGACTGTAGTGAGCCCAAGGACCCAGAAGCACACCGAGCCTTCGGGAGGTCGACGACAGGACCTACAGGAAGTAGGTCAGCATGGAGATGAACCATCCTCCTGCAGCCTCCCTGCCTGCAGCCGGGGCTCTTGGGGCAACACGGGGGTGGCCAGCTCGGGTTGCCGGGCTGGAGCCACAGGAAGGCTCAGGTGGGGCGGCACACGTCTCGGCCCCGGCGGGCCTGTTCCCAGGCGTCGCCTACAGCTGCCCTCTGCTTCCTTGCAGGCATCGACTACAAGACGACCACTATCCTGCTGGATGGACGGCGGGTCAAGCTGGAACTCTGGTGAGTCAGGCCATGCCAGGCAAGGtgcctgggggcaggggctgtggcACCTCAGTGTCATCGCACAGTGCCTGAAGTGAGTCAGGAACCCCTAAAGAGACAGGAGGGCGTCCTGGTTTACATTCACGTGCATAGCCGTTTGCACAGACCCTATGTCGGCGTGGGATGGACTTTGCTCCGTGGCGCAGAACCCAAAAGTCCGAGCCCAGCTCCCTTTTCCCATGGAGACTCATTCCCACAGTGGCCATGGCCCCTCTCCCCTTGCCCTTTACTGGGCTACATATTAAGGAGCATTTTCCAGAACCTCAGTGTGGAGGCGTAAAAtcccacggtgggggggggggggttctccaGCCCGGCGGGGCAGGGTTCCAGGGAACATAGGCCCGTGGGGGTCAGCCAGGGCACgctgtggcggggggggggggggtcggggggcGCGCGCCTCCCCGGATTCACGCTGTGCGTGCTGCGTCCCCCGTCCCCTGTGTTGCAGGGACACATCGGGCCAgggcaggttctgcaccatcttCAGGTCCTACTCCAGGGGCGCGCAGGTAAGCCCAGCATCAGTGCGGGTGCTGTTCTCCAGGCCAGCCTCCCCGGCTGCTGTGTGTCACTCTTTCTAAGCAAGTCTTGGCGTCTGAACACCTGGCTTCCACTAGGAGTCCAAACGAGGGTGTCCTCTGAGTGACGCAGCTTTGGCCATCAGAGCTCCGTGGCGCCAGTCGGCGTCCCGAGCTCTGCGGGAGTGTGCTGGGAGCCTTGGGGAGCCACTCAGTCACCGGTTCCCTGGGAAGAGGGGGCTGCCCGGGCGGGCTGGCCGGGATCACTGCTGAGGACTTCAGGGACCGAGCATCGGAGCTGCCGCGGAGGGGGCTGCTGCAGGCCCTTAGAGGCAGGGGCGCCTGCCCGTTTCTGTCTGCGCCCCCAGGTTCCCCCAGCGTGCTTGCGTGCTGACTGGGTCTGTGTGGTTCAAGGCTAGGCGAAGGGAAAGTAGCCACACCAACAGAGCTGTGGACTCTCACTGCCGGGTCGGCTTTGTCGGCTTTGATTCAGGGCAGGCCGTGACCCCCCTGGAGAGGAGACCCCTGGAGTCAGAGCTGCCCTGCACCCCAGGCAGGGTCCCCCGTCGGGAGCACCACACACTCGTGCTGGGACCTGGCGCTTGGGCACGTGGCCGGGCCTCTGGCTGTGGGGCACGGGCCACGGGTGGGTCTGCACTCAGCAGGAGCAGGCGCTGCCTGTCACCAGCCCCCCACTCTGGCTCGGGCTTGAGGGGAGTCCCCTGGGCATTTGTTTTGCTTCGTGAGCAGGGATGAATGCCCAGCCACTCCCATGCTACTCTTTCTGGTCCGTGGGACCTGGAAACCAGAGGGAGATTTCTTCTGTGACAGAGTCGGATGGAGCCTGAGTAGATGTCGATAGGAACACCCAGCCCCAGCCTTTCCTCCAGGGCCTCCTGAGTGGGAGCCTCTCCGGCATGGTGATCGGGAGGAAGACCCCAAACGGGGCCCCCATCTGCTTTCTGCTGAGGTTGGGGTGGAGGacccccaggctgggctggggagctCCTGTCCTGGGAGCTCTGCCCCTGGAGCGGCCAGCTTGGTGATGTGACCCGTGCACAGGCTACCCCCAGTGCGTGCCCgatgcctgggggggggggggggcctgcagAGGTGGTGTGCACCCTGCAGGTCCTAAACTGAGCCTAAGCAAGAAAAGACAGAGGGACCTCCGGGCGTGGGTCCCAGCTTTGGGGCCCGTCAGCTTGAGTGAGCACAGGGAGAGTTCAGGCACGCACGTGTGGTCCACGGGCCGCTTTTGCTTCAAGGCGGGACGGCACGTGTGGCTTTATACATAGGAGACGAGAGGGTTGTCTTCTGACCGCTAGTGTTCGTTGTCAGTGGACCATGGGTCACTGGTGAGTTCCGACgtgtttcttttgcattttgctaTTTGCTAACTTTGCTACAATAAACGCATACTACTTTTGTACTAAAACGGAAAATGAAGAGATGGGAGGAGTTACGTTGGGTGTGATGATAAAGGCCCCCTGGGAGATGCTGAGAAAAGACCCGAGAGGCCTCTGCTGCCCCGCCTGCTGTGAGTGTGGACGTGGGACAGACCACAGACACCCACCTCTGTGTAGACACTTGAGGACCAAAGCAGCAGCCAGGCCTGCACGTTCGCCAGACTGTACGTTCTGAGGAAGCACATCCTGTTACCCTGTCCACGTTCTCTCCAGAGCGTCCAGCCCAGTCAGTTGTGTATCAGCTGTTGCTTTCGCTTTGCTAGCTCTGGGGGTGCTGGTCGTTTCGGGGCTGGGTGGCCGGCAGCGGGCGCCGAGTCTGGGGTGCTTCTGCCTGTCGTGCTTCTGTCCCGTCCGGTGGTGGCAGTGAGGACGGTGGGGTCTGCATGGTCGGCACCACCTGACTTTGCAGCCGATGATACCGCTGGTGGAGTTTCCTCTCTCCTGTCACTCTCCTACCCCCGGTTAAGGTCAGAGAGGCCTTGCGGGTCCCGTAAGGTCCAGAGCACAGAAGCCCCTGGCCAGCCCCTGTGTGTTGTCACCTGCCCCACAGCGGTATTGTCTCGTGGCTCTTGCCACGAGTACCTTTCTGTCCTGCACCACTGGACTGTGGCCCGTGTTTGCTGTTGCTGGGTGCTGAGGTGGCCCTGGGAGGCCGGTGCCTCCCGTTGGGGTCCCCTGGAGTCCCAGGGAGGGGACTGGGGGCTAGGAGCAGGGAACGTTCTGTTCAATTGAGGGTTTGGGGTCACCTGGATTAGCACTGGGGAGAGCACGGCCAGGCGCTGGTCTGGATAGAGAGGGTTCAGTTCATTCCCGTGAAAAGGGGTTTCCTGTGAAAAATGGTCTCGGGCTCACATTTGCCATTACACGATTGCTGGTGAGGGTACCAGCATGCCACCTGTCACCGCCCAGGTTGGGGGGCATTTGGGCCAGAGACCGTTTGACAGACACCTGCTCCCCATTTTCAGTGCTTGTCTTGCTCCTGGGCAGAAGCCTGGGCGCGTGTTGGGGGCATAGGCAGAGCTCCTTGAGAGCCTTACCGTACAACATGTATCACACGTGCCAAAAACTGACTTCATAAAAAGTGCACCTCTGCACCTCGGTTGGGGTGCTGGTGGCACAGGTACGTACGTTTGTCCAAGCTCATCAAACTGCTCACCCTTAAAATCCCTCTGCATCTTCTGAGGGATAAGCGGTAGCTCAGAAATGGACAGAATGAGGACCTGGGCCCCGCACTCCCACCTCTGGGAATCCTGTGGTCCGGGTCACGTTGTACGTGCTCAGGCCTTCATCTCGGGTGTTGGTAACCACACAGTAGGTGAAGTCACCTAAGCGCCAACAGCCGCGCTACCTGCTGAGCCTGGTGCGAGGCTCTGGCGTCTGTGGGGCAGGGGGTCCCGGGTGGGGGCGGGCTGGGCAGCTTGCACCACATCCCCGTCTGTGTCAGGAATGAGACAGTAAGCGGTTATCCCTGGAGCGATGGGGAGAACTTCTGTTTGTACCCTGGAGTGCCCGCTCATTTAAAAACTCTGAGCGTGTGTTACTTTTATTAATTGAAGAAACACTGTAGTGAGAATTCATTTGctcctccttctgcctctttGGAATGCACGGCCGACTTGGGACCCCTTGGGGTCTTCTGGTAACGAGCAGCCTCGCTTTTGTTTCTCATCGGTGCCACGTGTGCTCGATCCCACCTGTCCTTCCCACACTCATTTTGGTCCCTGCTGCCTGCGATGTGACCAGCTCTGTGTCCTTCCTCCTTGTGATGGACCGCGACTGGGGCAGCCCCAGAAAGATGGTTGTGGGTGCAGGTTGGCGCCAGCTGGGAGGGACAGCCAGGGGTTCCACAACCGCCTAGGGGCGTGGCTGAAGCCTGAGCCCAAGAGATGAGCTTCTGCCTGCTTGTTTGAGCTTTTCAGCCTCACACAGGTGAGCAGGAGCAAGAAGGTGAGTCCCTGTCGAGCCTCCAACACGTGGTTGTGCGTGGAAACTGTTCTCTGTGGGTTGTGgtgtgtttgtatttctgtttctaaaaactggacggggcgcctggggggctcagtcggttaagcgtccccctctcgcttcggctcaggtcatgatctcacttacggttttgtgggatcgagccccacgtcgggctctgagctgatagtggagtctgcttgggattctgtctgcctttctttctgcccctcccccaccccccacttgtgctcattctctctcaaaaaaaaaaaaaacttaaaaggtcTGCACATCTGTGTACTTCTCGCAGTCTGCTGTGCACCTCCGTGTCTTACGTTTATACCCACTTGGTACGTCCGTACCTTGACTTACTCCAGTCCTGGGACTGCACGTTTAGCTGTATGAACAGGGCTGAGATGAGGTCACTACATGCGTCCTCTGTTGTGTCGAAGAAGGGGGGTTTCCAGGGTTGGGGGTCAGGGGCCCCCCACTGCAGCACTAGCCAGAGGCTTTGTTCCTTGTGCCCCAGGCAACAGGGTTAACCCCGGCTGCTCACGGGTCCTGTCCAGTCTCACTCGTGGCACTGCCCCCGCCAGGCTGGTGTCTCCGCCCTTGACTTCCAGTGAGTCTGTGCACATCTGTCTCCAGAGAGCGTTGCTCCAGGCCTGGCTCTTCCTTCCCTGCCAGGGTCCCTCCCGGCCCAAGAGTGGGGTTTTGAGCTCCACGTCGACAAGATCGAGGGCTACACTTCAGTCTTGCAGGATTTGAAGGACGCTTTTTGAGGGGAAAGGCGCATCTGGAGGTGGAGGGTGCCCTGTCCTTTTGGTCTCAGCTGCATCGTCCCCGTGTGTGACAGAGACACAGGCTGAATGGAGCCTTGAGGGGGCAGGACGGGGTGGATCCTGTCTGCGCAGAGGTTCCGGctcctgagcctgcttcagagtggcctgaaggggcagagagaggcgggagCCCGCCGCTGCACTCTCTGCTGGAATCCCCTTTCTGCGGCTCGTGATGGAGATCTCTCGGGCAGGGACGATGGGCGAGCCAGGCGGGCggagacagcccagagcccagctctgACTGCTTGGTCTCTAAGGGACGTGCGGCAAAATCCCCACAGCAGATCCTCTGCCCAgttcggggggcggggggctgctaGAGTGACTGGCGTCCTGCCTGCAAATTTGGGTTGGAAAACTAAGAACCCGTCAGCTCGGCCCCCGGGTCCCCTGAGCAGAGCTCTGTTGGGCAGTGTCAGGGACATCACCCCTGTCTGCCTGCCAGGGTTGTCCGCAGGGCCTGTCCACACTGTCTGTGGACCTTTGTGGACTGTCTTAgcttgggtgattttttttttttttaatgcttatttatttattttgagagagagaactcgagtgcaggagagggccagagaggggatgggaagagaatcccaagcaggctccacactgtcagcacagagcccgacacggggctcagtcccacaaccctgggatcatgacctgagtcaaaatcaagagtcggatgcttaaccgaccgagccacccaggcgccccttcagcttgagtcatttttaaatgatcacagGATAATGCTTACAATGTGTTtggaggaaagaaattgaaaaaataccACTTTTCCCAGCCAGGCCTTCAAGATAGGGAGGGAAGAGGCAGCACTGAGCCCACGAGATCCCCCCCATTGCCCCCATTGCCCCCATTGCCATCACCCCACACAGAGGGACCACACGGGCCTGCCCTCGGTGAGGAGATGGGGACAGGGCTGGCTGAGGCCTGCGTGCAGAGCTGATGCCAGCAATGCCTCTGAAGCGTGACAGAGTCTCAAAGCCAGGCATTTTTCACGTGGAAAACGTGTGACCCACGCAATCcccttaaggggcgcctgggtggctcagtcagttggacgtccaacttcggctcaggtcatgatctcacggctcgtgagtttgagcccaatgtcaggctctgtgctgacagctcagagcctggagcctgcttcggattctgtgtctccctctctctctgcccctaacccactcacattctgtctcttgtctctctcaaaaataaacaaacattaaaaaataataataaaataaataaaagctgtctGGCTGGAGCCGAGTGCCCCTGGCCCTGCCTATGCTGGAAAGGAGTGGTGCTTGGCCACATAGGGCACTGTGCCTGGAATAGGACCCCTTCCATCCAGGCGGCCCCCGGCCTCTCGACGCCCGTGTCTCCCTTGCAGGGGATCCTCCTGGTGTATGACATCACCAACCGCTGGTCCTTTGACGGCATCGACCGGTGGATCAAGGAGATTGATGAGGTAGGTGTGCATCCATAGATAGCCCTTGCACGGTCCCTTCCCAGGGTGCACTCCCATCCCCGGCAGGAAGCTGGGGGACCCCGTTGGCTGTCCCTACCCCCGCCTCTGCCCATTGCCCTGGCTCTCTGTCGTCCTGCACACTGACTGCCACATACTCGGTGGCCACAGAATGGACAGTGAGGGCCCTGCCtgctttgggggcagggggacagtgCCAACATGGGGGTGTCCTGTGCTCGTGCCTCTGCTGAGTACTgtgcgccccgccccccgcaagCATGCACCCGGGGTCCCCCGGATCCTGGTTGGGAACCGGCTACACCTGGCCTTCAAGCGGCAAGTTCCAACAGAGCAGGCACGCGCCTACGCAGAGAAGAATGGCATGACTTTCTTCGAGGTCAGCCCTCTGTGCAACTTCAATGTCATTGAGTCCTTCACGGAGCTGTCCCGCATCGTGCTTATGAGGCACGGCATGGAGAAGATCTGGAGGCCCAACCGAGGTGAGGTGGTGTCGTCGCAGCTGCGGTCAGGAGAACGGAGGCAGAGGGGGCCTCTGGCAGCCCACTCAGGGGCCGGCCTCCCCGGGTTGGAGGGGAAGCAAGGTCCCCGCTGCTTCCCTGACACCTGGAAGCTAAGTTAGCCTGCGCCCCGTGTCCGCTCTGTGTGCGGTCCCGGCGCTGTGCAGGGGTCTGCGCCTCGGCGCTGGGAGGGAGTGCTGTGGACTCTGCCCCGGAGCGAACAGGGGACTGGCTCCAAGCCTCCCCGCCTGGAGCTGACCCTTGAAGATCCTGGCTGTGCGCTCCCCCGTCCCTCAGCCCCGTCCCACCCCAGAAGGGCCAGGGCTGGCTGGAGGCCTCCATCTCCCGTTaggccccagggcagggctggcgaCCCTTGGAAGCGGGGTCTCCCAGGGCACCTCTCTGCGTGCGGCTCCAGGGAGAAGTCGGGACCGGGACACCGGCAGCTGGGCTGTGGGGCGGTGGGCATCCAGGGTCCCGAGCAGGGCAAGCCTGAGCTTTGCGGACCTCTGCACCCCGCCGCCTGAcctttccctcccccgcccccatccgtAGTGTTCAGCCTGCAGGACCTGTGCTGCCGGGCCATCGTCTCCTGCACCCCAGTGCACCTCATCGACAAGCTCCCGCTGCCGGTCACCATCAAGAGCCATCTCAAGTCCTTCTCGATGGCCAACGGCATGAACGCCGTCATGATGCACGGGCGCTCCTACTCGCTGGCCAGTGGGGCAGGCGGGGGCAGCAGCAAGGGCAACAGTCTCAAGAGGTCCAAGTCCATCCGCCCCCCGCAGAGCCCGCCCCAGAACTGCTCGAGGAGCAACTGCAAGATCTCCTAGCAGGACGGGCCGGGTGCCACCCCGTCCAGTTCGCTCCGGGAGGGCTCGCGCTTGGGGAGCGTCTCTGGCCGGGCGCTGGGCCTGGCGCTGTGTGCAGGGAAGGCTTTGACCTCACCGCCTCCTGGGAAGCGTGGGGGCTCACTGCGCGGGCAGTGGTCTGGGCCAGAGAAGCTCCGCGGGACCGGAGAGAGCTGCGGGGATCTTGGCGGAACAAGCCCGGGACCCTGCAGTGCCATGCGGCTGGGAAGTGCCCGGGAGGCAGCTCTGCCCGGCCCGGCCTCAAGGGGGCGGTCCTTGGGGACCCAGGAGGCCTGGCTCCCTTTCTTATTTATGTGGAAGATGTTCAcctttctgtacatttttaaaggacgGGCAGGGAGGCCTCTGGTGCAGCCACACGTGAGCCCCTGTCAGCTGTGGGGTCAAGCTTCGGGAccttgggagagggaggggatttGAGGCAAAGACGAGGAGGAACCCCCAAGACTTCACCCTTTGAGTTCAGACACTTCACGTGGGGTGTGGGCTGTGCAGAGACCATAGGGGACAGGTGGGAGCTTTGGGCAGGGCTCTAGGGCCCGTGGCTGCCTCCGCCAGCCTGAGTACGGGGCtccttgtgcccccccccccccccaaggggcTGGGCAGCCCACGTGGCTCCGGCGGTCTGAATGGTGCGGCCACACCT
Proteins encoded:
- the RAB40C gene encoding ras-related protein Rab-40C isoform X2, with protein sequence MLPARSSGQYLGTVVSPRTQKHTEPSGGRRQDLQEVGIDYKTTTILLDGRRVKLELWDTSGQGRFCTIFRSYSRGAQGILLVYDITNRWSFDGIDRWIKEIDEHAPGVPRILVGNRLHLAFKRQVPTEQARAYAEKNGMTFFEVSPLCNFNVIESFTELSRIVLMRHGMEKIWRPNRVFSLQDLCCRAIVSCTPVHLIDKLPLPVTIKSHLKSFSMANGMNAVMMHGRSYSLASGAGGGSSKGNSLKRSKSIRPPQSPPQNCSRSNCKIS
- the RAB40C gene encoding ras-related protein Rab-40C isoform X1: MGTQGSPVKSYDYLLKFLLVGDSDVGKGEILESLQDGAAESPYAYSNGIDYKTTTILLDGRRVKLELWDTSGQGRFCTIFRSYSRGAQGILLVYDITNRWSFDGIDRWIKEIDEHAPGVPRILVGNRLHLAFKRQVPTEQARAYAEKNGMTFFEVSPLCNFNVIESFTELSRIVLMRHGMEKIWRPNRVFSLQDLCCRAIVSCTPVHLIDKLPLPVTIKSHLKSFSMANGMNAVMMHGRSYSLASGAGGGSSKGNSLKRSKSIRPPQSPPQNCSRSNCKIS